Within the Halichoerus grypus chromosome 2, mHalGry1.hap1.1, whole genome shotgun sequence genome, the region TGCGCCAACGGTCCCAGGGTCCGCGGCGGCCAGGCGCAGGCAGCAGGGGGGGCAGGGCGCAGCGAAGGCCGGGCGAGGGTGGGGGGGATCGAGAACGGGGTGGGAGAGCCAGGCTCGGCGGGGCGAGTCCCAGTGCCCGGGCGGGGGCGATGGAGGAGGCGCTGCTCTCCACCCCCATCAACCCCAACAACTTCCCCGCCAAGCTGTGGCGGTTGGTGAACAGTCCCCGGTACCGCTCGATCCGCTGGGACGGCCGTGGCGAGGGGCTGCTCATCGACCAGCCGCTCTTCGAGGCCGAGCTGCTCAGCCCGCCCGGGACAGgggccgggggcggcggcgggggcggcgtgGGGGGCGCCGGGGCCGAGCCCGAACTCTTCAAAACCACCAACTTCACCAGCTTCATCCGCCAGCTCAACCTCTACGGCTTCCGCAAGGTGGTGCTGGGCGGGCCGGGCGCGGCGGGGCCCGGGCCGGGGCCAGGGGGCGGCGGGCCGGCGGGCGACGGGCCGCTCCACCACTTCCACAGCCCGCACTTCCGCCGCGACCAGCCGCAGCTGCTCGTGCACCTCAAGAGGCTCACCAGCGCCAACAAGGCCAAGCTGGCGGCCGGCCTGGAGGTGCCCTGCCGGCCGCCCAACCGCTTCCAGAGGCTCCTCATCACGTCGGCCTCGGCCTCGGCCTCGGCTTCGGCCTCCGCTTCCCCCTCCCCGCTGCAGCACCaggagccgccgccgcccgcggggCCCCGGCCCGAGCCGCACGGTGAGTCCTCGCCCGCGGCAGGGCACATGGGGCACCGGGGAGCAACCGCCACTGACGAGGGCATTTCGCACATCCTCCCCCGTGAGGTGATCCGCTTGCTGCTGTGCTTCCCGAGAAATAAGCCACGTCACCTCCACCGTTTCCAGCACCCCTTTCCGCCAGTACCTCCCCTGGAAAGAGGCCATACGCGCTGAGTCCCTTCTGGTTAGTTGTCCACTGGCGGCCAAAGGGACCTCTGCCGTAGGCTCTCGCTCTTCCCGGCCCCTCTTGAAACCCAAACCTCCATGGCCATTTACCTTCTTCTTGAGACCCTTACCTTACCTTGAACGTCTAGAATAAGTAGCACTAGGTCGGGAAGAAACACCAAAGGGTCTCTGCTCTAATGCGAAGCAAAACAGAGTTACTGTAGAGGGTGCGAATATGATGGTCAAGGTAGGAAGGAACAGAGTCACGGCCACGAAAACAGAACGTTTATACCGACCGAGGGAAAGTGAACAAGGTACCTTGAGTGGAAGTGTGTCCTTGAAGGGACAGGCCGTCTTCCACCCCTCAGACACATCTGAGAAATCTTAGAAGAGGTGTCCTGACAGTAATCatattgtaggttttttttttgttttttttaaagattttatttatttatttgagagagagagaatgagagtcagagggcgaagcagactccctgccgagcagggagcccgatgcgggactcgatccagggactccaggatcatgacctgagccgaaggcagttgcttaaccaactgagccacccaggtgcccaatcatATTGTAGGTTTAAGGAATGTATAGAAAGGTCGACATTGTTTATATATCTTAAGAGCAAAAACGtaggaatatatttaattgtTTATAAGATACTGTTCCTGCGTCCAATGAATTGGCTAAACATTTCTTTCATTGTAACTAATTAGAGCTGATGTTTACTTAAGGTGTTATGGTTAGGCAAACATAAGGCAGAAATGGTGTTCTTTACTGTCAGGTTGTAgtttaaaagaattttagaaagttCACATTTACAGTCTTTGAATCTTTCACTCTACACCTTTCAGTATTGAAAGAACTTTCTATAACTATGTATTTACTAAAAGCTCAAAAATTCTCTGtggtagaaaattattttatcaacttGATTTCTGGtgctcttccccctcctctgggAAGGTGAGGGTGGCAATAATCCTTCTCTCTGTGTAAAGAGTCCATGACATGAGACAGTATTCCAAGACAGCAACTGGATATAATAATGAGAATTTATTCTTTGCCTTCAGTAGAAACATTTTCACCATGTTAATTTGGATTTAACATAATGTGTAAGGATTATTTTTCAGATAtgggaaactttaaaaatacacaaacagaAGTAGCACTTTGTTCAGTTTAACCTCAGCCCAGGGTTATGAATGAGGCAGCATTTTGTTCATTTGGAATTTAGAAGATAAGGGATTATAAGCTTGTGTGTCTGTGGAGTTTAGAAGATAAGGGATTAGGTTAGAGTTCTagtaacaagatggaaaaatagcAGTGGCCTAGGAATGTTCTAAAGGAATTCTAAAGGAATATTAAGCTGCTTCCATGTGATGGCCATTGATTTTGGTGGGGTATTGAATGGGGAAAGGCAATGGAGATAATACCATGGCATACATTTGGCAGAATCTCTGACATGGATGTTTGTTTTTCAGGCTGTGTATCTGGTGGGCATAAGGAGAAAAGACTGGGAAGTGTGTTCTTGGGAGATATAAGCACTTCAGAGAAACCTATACGTGCATACATAAAGAGAAGACCTTGCTCACtcttttcacttctctttctttttccctcaccTATGTTAAACCCAGTTGTATTCTAAGGATAgagtccattttattttctttgattttttttatttattttaaaatatttttatttatatgagagcgagcacaagtagggggaggggcatgagagagcacaaggtcgaggaagggcaaaggaagagggagaggcagactccctactgagcagtgagcccagcaccaggctctccatcccaggaccccatgatcatgacctgagctgaaggcagacacataaccaactgagccacccaggcgccccgggtagagtccatttttttttttttttttaagattttatttatttatttgacagagagagagcacaagcagggggagcagcagaaggagagggagaagcgggcttcccgcggagcagggagcccgatgcagggctcgatcccaggaccccgggatcatgacctgagccgaaggcagatgcctaacgactgagccacccaggcgccccaatagagtccattttaattaaagaaatacagGGGCTGCCTGTGGTCTGATTGTTTTCACTTATAGTTCAGTTGGGCggcattttaaagattatttattgaataacaaATTTAATTCATACTTTTGCTTTATCAATAATACATCAATCCACATATAACTAGATCATTGCAGTTTTCatgcatttactattttttagtGTCCTGCCTGTTGGTATGTGCGGAAGGTATGTCATTTGTGGATTGTCTATACCATAGGCTTGGTTCACTAAGGAATTGTGTTACTGGTGTGGGTGGGATGTAATTCTAAGTTCAAGAATACTGGGCCAACTTTGTTTGCTTTAATTCTGTGTTCTAAGCCCTTGGCTCTTCtgtttgtctttactttttttttttttttacataatttttattcatcttgAATCTTTCATTAGTTTATGCCTGACTATACTGTTGCTTCTTAGTTTCCACTTTGTTTACTGTGTTCTACTTCAGCTTATggtttgaatactttttttttttttttttttgcagtagaATCCTTTAAGTACCTATTTCTCTTACCAAGATCCATTGAACTAACTGTCTTGTTCACCTTTCAGGAATGTACTTGATAAGAAATGTGAAGATcacatgtttttcctttttttttttttttggtccactTTTGTTATTTTGCACTTAAGTGGcaatttattttacaatatttgttaGCAGTATTTGTTAAAACTTTCTAAACTAAGTAACAAGTGTGAACAATAGTAGATAATCCGTTTTGGCCTGGGGATACCAAGCTCACAGGAGGCAAGTTTTTCCTGGGAATTGATTAACTCAGATTCATTTATATAGAAGGAATAGGATCTTTAAGAACAGAAATCCATCCTGCCTTGCATTTCCAGAGTTCTGGATTTAAACTTTGCCAAATATATCTTGAAGATGTTCTGAAAACCTATAGATGATATTCTGTGAAGTTGGTCAGAATAGAACCCTATGAGATAACCCTAAACAGTAAATAAGAGCTGAACatgttttagttctttattttaaaaaacaaatgaaaaggaatgcCCTTCTAATCCTATCAGCGTTCTTATGTTAGCAGCATCTAAAAATCCGTAAGTATTTGGCTATCACTCAGAGTTTATCGCGATAGATAAACTAAAGAATAAAGCTAATTCTTTAATTAGCTGCTTAAGTTATTGACAATCTGTAAATTCATTAATAGCTTAACTCTAAAGAAGGTAGAAGAAAGGTTAGCTATTGCACACTGTAGCAATACGTAGTTTTAGCATGTGAAGCATCCAAGGAAGAATCAAATGGTGGGTAGTTTTAGACCTCAGAAACAGCTGTTGTAAAGAGcaaaaaatgtttctttaggTCTTAAGGGATTGCACTCGTAGTTCAAAGTGTGTATACATATGGAATTGTTAGTCAGATaccattaaaactattttttgtactttagaggaaaagaggaaaagcagtTTTTAAGAGGTGATATCATTTGAATACATTCAATCTTTTgaactaagatttttttctctgttagaTTTAGACCTCTTGATTTCCAGGGCTCTAgaatttgtgtgtatatatgtatgtatatatttgtttttggCATTAATGCtctattccttttaaaatttttatcattttttaagagtttaagaAAATTGATTTGATATCAGTCAGTGCCAAACCGGAAGTGGTTAGGAGTACTCTTAatgctttaatttaatttaatttttaaaaagattttattcatttatttgacagagagagtgcaggagagCACTAACAgtaggagtggcagagggagagggagaagcaggccaagCCCCgacgggcgggggggggggggtccaaccccaggactctgggatcatgacctgagctgaaggcagttgcttagccaactgagccacgcaggggcccctattttatttttgagagagagagacagtgagtggagtggaggtgcagagggagagaatttttttttttttaagattttttaaatttattcatttgagactgAGAGCACGTGCGCACAGCATGAGCcggggagagaggtagagggagagggagaagcagacttctccctgagcccggagcccgactgggggctcagtcccaggacctggagatcgtgacctgagccaaaggcagacggttaaccatctgagccacccaggtgccccgagagagagaatcctaagcaggctccacaccggcacagagccccacgtgggactccatctcaggacatcatgacctgagccaaaatcaagagtcagatgcttaaccaactgagccacccaggtgccccctaatgttttattctttagaggaaataaaacaccaaagaaatagaatgaaagatGTATAACATGTTGAATGGGATTAcagtttaaatatttggaaaagtaGGTTTTTGAGTGCCATCTTTTACCATGTAGTTTAACAGATGAGTAGCACATAAATTAGACTTTTCCTCTGTTTAATAGATTAGTTTAATAAAGCAAATTGAAAGGAATTTGTGAACCACATGATTTAATACATGATGTCTTCCTGGAAATAAATTAGCCTAGCTTTATGTTCAAGAATTACAGTCTGAAAAATCAGTTCAACTTGaaacatgtatattttctttttctctttatatagtattgccctttctctgtcttcatcaTCTCcactttttaattcctttctacCTTACTAGATAAGAGAAAGCAAATATCAGAATCTTTGGGCCTGAGTATGTGGATTTTTAACAAACTCTCTAGGTGATTTCAGATGTAAATCAGTGTTTGAGAGTTACTGATATCTAGGAAGGGACTCTACTAGAGATCCTCTGAAGAACAAAAGACCATGGAAAATTTTTGATtaatttaagaaaggaagaagagaactgAGTTAAAGTTTTCAAGCCTGACTTTTCTGCAAAGAttatcacataaaaaaaaaaattgaaggggaGTAAAGAACATTAACTTTCTTTTTGGTTTATGTTATAGTTCTTGTTTGATctacacttatttattttatatatacagttGAGTGTTTACTTTCATGCCAATTATTAAGGTTTCTAAATGATTTGAAAGACTGAATGGAATTTCTAAAACTTCTAGGAAGTAGCTTACAGATTGGAAAAATCTGGGTCAATCAGTTGAGGTAAAAAAAGGTAAGATGACTGAATCGTCTATAAAAGGCTTTGAACATTGACTTTGATTTAACATTTGACTTAATATTAGAGTTTGGCTACTTTGTCTCTTATGACAGTAATATTGAGAACCAAGCAaaagtttgattatttttttagcaTTATATGTGTATTCCGGATTCTGAACTTGTTTTTACCAgaactaaatttctgttgtgttaaaAATCGCTGAGAATTCAACATAttcatattttgtgatttttggtTTACTACATCCAGTGGTATAATGTAAAATTAGTAAAtgtgttcttccttttttatgcAGGACCAGTGGCTGTAGGACAATTCCACCGGTCATTCCGGCGAGATAGTTTGTCTCCTTACTCCTACGTATCGACTTCATCCCACAACCACAGTACTTTCCCTCTGAAAGGTTTAGATCGGACCCCGATTCCTCCTAGAACATGGCAGAACTCCCTTGGAATGCACCCAGGACAAGTGGAAACGTCTCCCACTTTTTCAGATAAAGGGGTTCCATTTCCTGTACTGCAGAGGTTTCCAACTGAGGTTACCTATACCCTGCAGCCAAGCGCCACATCCGTACACGTTCAACAAGGTCCTCAAACAATGGTCAGCTCCTCCCAAAAATATAGTAACTACACACCCTCAGCGCAGTACTCCCAAGCCTACTATCCAACAGGTATGAGAAATTCAAGTTCAGTGGCTTCTCTTAAAGTACTTTATAATGAacgtttatatttttaatgcatttctgCATGCTTAAAAATAGGAATATGCACCTAAGAAATGTCAAAGATTTCTGATGAGGGCATATTTTTAAGCAATACATAAAATTTCATTGTGTTCTTAAGGATTGTGAAAATTCTGTTGGGTACGTAAAAGTATATGTTTTTAGTGAAACTTCTGTATCTTTTAAATGTGTCCTAGTAATGAAATTAGGATATAGTACATTGGGACCTTGTTTTAACTTTGCTGTTGGTgcagtattttgtttcttttctttaaaaaaaaattatatacatgttaTAGTTGGCCCTTGAACAGTGCAGTTTTGGGGTGCTGActcccatgcagttgaaaatctgtgtataacttttttttttttttaaagattttatttatttatttgacagagagagacacaacgagagagggaacacaagcagggggtgtgggagagggagaagcaggcttcctgccaagcagggagcccgatgttgggctcgatcccaggaccctgggaccatgacttgagccaaaggcagacgcttaacgactgagccacccaggtgcccctgtgtataacttttgactgcCCCAGAATTTAACTACTAATTACctattgttgactggaagccttgcCTAAGATGAGGTAAAGAGTTGATTAGCACAtagtttgtatgttatatgtattatatactgtattcttacagtaagctagagaaaagaacatgttattaagaaaatcataagaaaaaatacatttacaatactgtaccgtatcaaaaaaatccacatgtaagtggacccacataGTTCAAACTCAtgctcaagggccaactgtatatactgtattttttaatattataggTGAGATTACCTCATAATGAAATCATTTTAGTATCTCAGTAATGAAGTTTAATAAAAGAACACACTCTCTATCTcttaaaactaaattatattctttttttttttaaattatattcttttagtAAAAACGTGATGGTGTGATTTGACAGTGCAGTCCCTTCAGTGTTAATCCCAGCCAGCTAAGAAGTGCGGAGTAGGAGTAGCAGAGAAGAGAACCTGACAATGATAATTGACCTAGAGTTCAGCCAAGGGCATTGAAGACATACTGTAGATCTCAAGCCACTAATCGGGAATCCTTATAGTGACCATGTGTTTAGCTTCTTGCGGGGAGGGGAGTGTCTTTGGGGAGGGGTACAGTTTTGCAAGATTAATagcctttcctttccattcaaatGTATCTTCGATTTTGCTGGAGCACCATATAGTCATGGTGTGTTTCATCATGTAGAGTACTTTAATACTGAGTGACAAAATGGGGCAATGGAAATAAGACAAGGGTCAAGGCTTTCAGAAAAgaccagagagagaagaaagagggcaTTCCTTTGTTAATACTCTAGGaatattaattttctcaaaaatgtagATCTGGAAGCGATCTCTAGAGGTATTTTGTTAGACCATTTCTCCTAGGCAGGAGGAAATCAAAAGCTAAAATAAGTGGAAGGAATGTAAATTTGATAagggaataaaataatttgttgacTTTTACAAGTTCTCCATCTGGTAACTTCTGTTTGTAACAGGACTCACTATTTTCTAGCTGTATCATCCAACTGTATTCTTTTATTATTGGCTTATTGCATTCTACCTAAATATAACAGTAAAagggattgttttattttccccaaatatttaatattttaatattaaaataataaaacaagagtTTAAATTAGATtgggttttatatatttttagagctGCTACTCTTTTGGGTAGGTGGAGttgagaaggaaaacacaaaggAAGTATATGGATTAGGGATGACTTAGcacttttattaattttgcctattagaaatctaaattttttttttaccttcttatAAAGAAAAAGGTTGAAGTCTagtatttttccagattttcagctacttctttgaaaaacaaaaatatgtgtgatctttaaaaatagaagatgaCTAAATTCATGTTAGAAGTTTTAGATCTTATGTATAGCAACAAATAGGGTCAGATTTTTATTGGTGAATagtttaattaaagattttatttatttgacagagacacagcgagagagggaacacaagcagggggagtgggagaaacaggcttcccgccaagcagggagcctgatgtggggcttgatcccaggaccctgggaccacgacctgagccaaaggcagacgcttaacgactgagccacccaggcgcccccaattcaACATTTTAATAAACAGATTAGACATTACTATCTAAATGATAACTTCAGCTGCATTCCGGGTATGCAtagaatgtatatacatacatagagagAGATTGTCTGTGTCTTCCTTACACTTGCTTTACATTCTATAGCCCATCAGCTGGATAATACCGCTACTCCCCCTTTCTTTTACCAGTAagtgtttctctctcctttcctaaACTCCCTCCAAAGCCCCCTCCTCAAACTACTAAAGACTCAGAAGCTTCTGGGGAGTTTAAATTTGGAAGGACTGCAGCAAGAGAGATGTAGAAAGGTGCTTAACCTTCCAATTTGTAATTTTGGAGGCATTTTCCCATGGACATATTAGGGTGGTTTAGAAGCCAAATTAGCCTATGTGATGATGTGtctatggaaaaatatatttcaagttcCAGACAATCCTCTCAGAAACACTTGGTTCCAAATTTTATGAGAACCACTTATGTATTATGTACCAGAAAACACTACAAATAGttaatattattcattcattatagAAATACCACTTGTTAAATTATTATGATTTAggatatgttattttaaaaatattttatgttagcttggatataaaattataaattaagaatTGTCTCCAAGAGTTCAAGGTAAGGACTAGGAAAGAGGCATTAAAAGAACAAGTAAGTGCTGCTGATGTTTTCATAGCTTACAGGGCATGTGAAATAGAATCTTATGTtatctgaatttttgttttgtctccttTAATAGGGATAATTGAAATGACTATAACGTTTCTGAGTTTATAAGAATAAGAaatgtcatgatctcatgatgACATCTAATACATAGAGTAGGTCTGTGATAAAGCAAAACTGCTTTGAACATTCTGAAGTACTATATAAATAAAAGGTTGTATTGTTAAATACAAAAGACTTGGTATGGAAAAGAAAGTACCTTAAAAATACTGTAGAAGAATTTGATTCCTCCAAATTTTAGGTGAAGGAAGCAAAAAGTAGTGAGCAATTTAACCAATTACTTAGTGAGTACCTGTTTATGAAGAACATTACAAATGACTTTTCCAAAGTTCAATAGAATATCATTCTCAGAGGCAGGGTAATAATTACTCCCAAATCCAGCTCTTAAAGTAATAATGAAGTAACTAATTTTGGAATAATGGCCATACTTGAATCTTTTTGAAGGATTTGAGGTTTGGATCAAATTTTAGTAGACAGCAACACctgacttcatttaaaaattatattgacaATAAATTTGGATCTGGTCTTCAAATAATATAACCAGTAAATTTTGaatgttgtcatattttataaatcaatttCTCTAGTAAAGCCAAAGATTGAGACTGGAAAATTGGTGGCAGACTGACTCATAAAATGACTCATCTGAATCCGTGCTTACATTCGTCATTCCTCTCTTGAAGTGCCTGTTTTCTTTGCCTGGCTCACTACATTTTTTCCACTCTTATCACTCCTTCAAATACAAAATGTTGGAGATCCAGTATTGATTGACTCTTTTTAGTCTTGCTTTATCttgggttcatttttttccctctgatgtTATTTATATAGCAGTCACTATGACCAAGCATTGTTCTGAGTATTTTCCAAAtatcaattcatttaatcctcatgacaaccttACAAGATTAGAAGtgtaattatcctcattttataagttAGGAAACTGAAACACAACTAGTCAGAGGCAAGGCTGGGGAACAGACCCAGGCAAACTTGACTCAGGAGTCGGTTCTTTGGTCATTGCGCTCTGTTACCTGCCTGCCTCTCATACAGAGAGagactttttgttttatcttttgagAGACTGTTTCTTGCTATGTCTCCTTCCTGGAGTTAGTTACCCCCAGAAAGGGTAGACAACAGAAAATGATGGAGGGACCTACCCTTCTATGCTGCTGGTGGCAGTGGGACTACCCTGGATTATTGACTCATCCTACCCAAGCAGTGAGAACATCCTCCCAACTGCTAGAATGGGGGCCTAGTTTGGGGCCTCTGAGGAGTGGGGCTGCCTCTAATTCATTTCTGTATACCCCTCTACCCAGCATGGTGCTCGGCTATAATGATTCCCTAGTAAATAGTGTATTGAATGGAATGAAATAATTCTAGTCTCAGCTTTGTAGTTAATCATTTAACCTGATC harbors:
- the HSF5 gene encoding heat shock factor protein 5, yielding MEEALLSTPINPNNFPAKLWRLVNSPRYRSIRWDGRGEGLLIDQPLFEAELLSPPGTGAGGGGGGGVGGAGAEPELFKTTNFTSFIRQLNLYGFRKVVLGGPGAAGPGPGPGGGGPAGDGPLHHFHSPHFRRDQPQLLVHLKRLTSANKAKLAAGLEVPCRPPNRFQRLLITSASASASASASASPSPLQHQEPPPPAGPRPEPHGPVAVGQFHRSFRRDSLSPYSYVSTSSHNHSTFPLKGLDRTPIPPRTWQNSLGMHPGQVETSPTFSDKGVPFPVLQRFPTEVTYTLQPSATSVHVQQGPQTMVSSSQKYSNYTPSAQYSQAYYPTAVLQCCSPPTHMDALSSCVTPTASSYAHCNYFQNPPMQSSYPVEFLPSNWPCSATDENKKTEVNLEAVFQIVDELHSSPKLEMVKVEPVENQCPTSQSNRGQHILANSNNSNPSSTSQASQLEPLTPVGSDITSFVVGAEQAITCSLPQSPEYIYTIHTAQPVEDTTMQESAAIQQAHVKLKEQLSHNPSPSSVVFVQEGLPFSTHQVDASIKCLTNPPENILPSEQMGFLISEMGPASKPSKDAGLSTPARYRERRSNSQQGKSPDLHLLVDVACKQEHFPKEEELKE